From the genome of Colletotrichum higginsianum IMI 349063 chromosome 4, whole genome shotgun sequence, one region includes:
- a CDS encoding Fungal specific transcription factor — MYGQRRKYMSKRQRPCDFCRSRKAACRIDQAPPCRLCLLHGRECTFVEAAAPRKRLLPSEGIRDLDSSQSSVKTPMSMITTASQAQVPPVLTDEHPSDDAVMDFVDGINFETTQSEFEAMFRSPRALSSTPATAWTSNTPRQLRSRDEDNYPPGANPQLLGLSGDMDPLLLRHYRFDEGGMFGFKELAVHSVQSSPLPCHFLVSQQSIFSRRRDECGLERPDDETLSRQLQDIVPAAVGRRLVSLCMDFVQPLFPIFSTAEPPDPATAPTYLLAAIYAISLPFAVHDDKLSVDVAYDKPPYPALSRIVDSALSFELHSPSVPVVQTLLLLILRPSADPLVADTAYRRDALGRLVSCATTLGLHLDPSEWPMTDGRKAHRRRLSFTVYAVDQWIASSHGTPPSTHRDNWLVTNVKPGDFVDSGLGSHDESRLVDFATITEILGSALSSLYSLRAVHELYKSRDAIPAVSQPLLQALISIPNLNQTESSMSRLAILYTQLVIRRAELRPSLAQHSPHSPREDDFELSARRNIKTCTRALTDVIQDLNPDTDGVFWPSWTQLVFSSVCFTLMTMAVSSPDAEEASAWIADLQSTRRGLRLKVASFPFLRLGLLRIDALFWRGITNVLDLRPHVEEAFRAADLI, encoded by the exons ATGTACGGTCAACGACGCAAATACATGAGCAagcggcagcggccttgCGACTTTTGTCGTTCGCGAAAGGCAGCATGCCGCATCGATCAAGCGCCGCCCTGCCGTCTCTGTCTGCTGCACGGCCGGGAATGCAccttcgtcgaggccgcAGCGCCGAGGAAGCGACTTTTGCCATCGGAGGGGATTCGAGACCTGGACTCATCTCAATCTTCCGTAAAGACGCCCATGTCGATGATCACAACCGCCAGCCAGGCACAGGTACCCCCGGTACTCACAGACGAACACCCCTcggacgacgccgtcatggACTTCGTCGATGGCATCAACTTCGAGACGACGCAGTCCGAGTTTGAGGCCATGTTCCGAAGCCCGCGCGCTCTCAGCAGCACGCCCGCCACCGCCTGGACGAGCAACACGCCCCGACAGCTCCGGTCCAGAGACGAGGACAACTACCCCCCCGGCGCCAACCCCCAGCTGCTGGGCCTCAGCGGCGACATGGACCCTCTTCTGCTGCGGCATTACCGTTTCGACGAAGGCGGCATGTTTGGCTTCAAAGAGCTCGCCGTCCACTCCGTCCAGAGCTCGCCGTTGCCGTGCCACTTTCTGGTCTCCCAGCAGTCCATCTTCTCCCGCCGACGGGACGAATGCGGTCTCGAACGGCCGGACGACGAGACGCTCTCCCGGCAGCTGCAAGACatcgtccccgccgccgtcggccggCGTCTCGTCAGTCTCTGCATGGACTTCGTCCAGCCCCTGTTCCCCATCTTCTCAACGGCGGAGCCCCCGGATcccgcgacggcgccgacgtacctcctcgccgccatctaCGCCATCTCGCTCCCCTTTGCCGTGCACGACGACAAGCTCAGCGTGGACGTCGCGTACGACAAGCCGCCCTACCCGGCACTGTCGCGCATCGTCGACAGCGCTCTCTCGTTCGAGCTTCACTCGCCGAGCGTGCCCGTCGTGCAGACGCTGCTGCTTCTCATCTTACGGCCATCCGCGGACCCGCTGGTCGCCGACACAGCGTACCGACGGGACGCGCTGGGAAGGCTCGTCTCCTGTGCCACGACCCTCGGCCTTCACCTCGACCCTTCCGAGTGGCCGATGACCGACGGGCGGAAGGCTCACCGGCGGAGACTTTCTTTTACCGTTTACGCCGTCGATCAGTGGATAGCCTCCAGCCACgggacgccgccgtctaCTCATCGAGACAACTGGCTCGTCACGAACGTGAAGCCCGGAGACTTTGTTGATTCGGGCCTCGGGTCCCATGACGAGTCGAGACTCGTCGACTTTGCAACTATTACAGAAATTCTCGGCTCGGCTCTTTCAAGTCTCTA CTCCCTCCGAGCGGTCCATGAACTATACAAAAGCCGCGATGCAATCCCCGCCGTCTCCCAACCGCTTCTCCAGGCTCTGATCTCGATACCTAACCTAAACCAGACAGAGTCGAGTATGAGTCGTCTAGCGATTCTCTATACTCAACTCGTCATTCGCCGAGCCGAACTGCGGCCTTCTCTGGCACAGCACTCACCCCATAGTCCCCGCGAGGATGATTTCGAGCTGTCCGCGAGGAGAAACATAAAGACTTGCACACGCGCCCTCACCGACGTCATCCAAGACCTGAATCCAGATACGGACGGTGTCTTCTGGCCGTCGTGGACCCAGCTGGTCTTCTCCTCCGTCTGCTTCACCCTCATGACGATGGCCGTCTCGTCCCCCGATGCCGAAGAAGCTTCTGCCTGGATTGCCGATCTGCAGTCGACTCGCCGGGGTCTCCGGTTGAAGGTCGCCTCGTTCCCGTTTCTCCGCCTGGGCCTCCTCCGGATCGACGCACTCTTCTGGCGCGGCATCACAAACGTCCTCGACCTGCGGCCGCACGTGGAAGAGGCGTTCCGAGCTGCGGATCTGATATAA